In Collimonas arenae, a single genomic region encodes these proteins:
- the gltX gene encoding glutamate--tRNA ligase, whose translation MTASTPASTSPSTKVRTRFAPSPTGYLHLGGARTALFSWAFARHFGGTFVLRIEDTDLERSTPEAVQAIIDGMQWLGLEHDEGPFYQMRRMDRYREVIAQMLKDGTAYHCYSSPEEVEAMRERMRAAGEKPRYDGTWRPEAGKTLPPVPADRKPVVRFKNPLDGDVSWDDVVKGNITISNKEMDDLVIARPDGTPTYNFCVVVDDWDMQITHVIRGDDHVNNTPRQINILKALGATLPLYGHVPMILGADGEKLSKRHGAVSVMDYPAQGYLPEAMLNYLARLGWSHGDEEIFSMEQFCQWFNLDHLSKSPAQFNVEKLAWVNNHYIKLADNERLAAMVKPLMEQDGADFGAAPDLAKVIGLLKERAHTVNEIGVAAMLFYRKPAPDAVLLAQHFTDAIKPALADFARRCATVEWNKESLAPMIKEVLAAHTLKMPQFAMPLRLMVTGQLQTPAIDAVLELFGRDTVLARLQPYLV comes from the coding sequence ATGACTGCTAGCACTCCAGCTTCAACTTCCCCGAGCACCAAGGTGCGCACCCGCTTTGCGCCAAGCCCGACCGGTTACCTGCATCTGGGCGGCGCCCGCACTGCGCTGTTTTCCTGGGCTTTCGCACGCCATTTCGGCGGCACTTTCGTGTTGCGCATCGAAGATACCGATCTGGAGCGCTCGACGCCGGAAGCGGTGCAGGCGATTATCGACGGCATGCAGTGGCTGGGCCTGGAGCATGACGAAGGTCCGTTCTACCAGATGCGCCGCATGGACCGCTATCGCGAAGTGATCGCGCAAATGCTGAAGGACGGCACGGCTTACCATTGTTATTCGTCGCCGGAAGAAGTTGAAGCGATGCGCGAGCGCATGCGTGCCGCCGGTGAAAAGCCGCGTTACGACGGTACATGGCGTCCGGAGGCGGGCAAGACTTTGCCGCCGGTTCCTGCAGACCGCAAGCCGGTTGTGCGTTTCAAGAATCCGCTGGACGGCGATGTTAGCTGGGACGATGTGGTCAAGGGCAATATCACCATCTCCAACAAGGAAATGGATGACCTGGTGATCGCGCGTCCAGACGGCACGCCGACCTACAATTTCTGCGTGGTGGTGGACGACTGGGACATGCAGATCACCCACGTCATCCGTGGCGATGATCACGTCAACAATACGCCGCGCCAGATCAATATCCTGAAAGCGCTGGGAGCAACCTTGCCGCTGTACGGTCACGTACCGATGATTCTCGGCGCCGACGGCGAAAAGCTGTCGAAGCGTCACGGCGCCGTCAGCGTGATGGATTATCCTGCGCAGGGGTATCTGCCGGAAGCGATGCTGAATTACCTGGCGCGCCTTGGCTGGAGCCACGGCGACGAAGAAATTTTCAGCATGGAGCAGTTCTGCCAGTGGTTCAATCTGGACCACTTGTCGAAATCGCCGGCGCAGTTCAACGTGGAAAAACTGGCATGGGTCAACAACCACTATATCAAGCTGGCTGACAACGAGCGGCTGGCGGCGATGGTCAAACCGCTGATGGAGCAGGATGGTGCCGATTTCGGCGCTGCGCCGGATCTGGCGAAAGTCATCGGCCTGTTGAAAGAGCGCGCTCACACGGTCAATGAAATTGGCGTTGCCGCTATGCTGTTCTATCGCAAGCCGGCGCCGGATGCCGTGTTGCTGGCGCAACATTTCACCGATGCGATCAAACCGGCGTTGGCTGATTTTGCACGACGTTGCGCAACGGTCGAATGGAACAAGGAAAGCCTGGCGCCGATGATCAAGGAAGTGCTGGCCGCGCATACGTTGAAGATGCCGCAGTTCGCGATGCCTTTGCGCCTGATGGTGACCGGCCAGTTGCAGACGCCCGCGATCGATGCGGTGCTGGAATTGTTCGGCCGCGACACAGTGTTAGCGCGTTTGCAGCCTTATCTGGTGTAA
- a CDS encoding DUF4399 domain-containing protein: MKSRIFSLLFSAALMSASLLPQMAHAASVSFVEPADGAVVSSPFTVKFAVSGMEVKPAGDMTPNTGHHHLLINEDSIPAGQSIPIDDKHLHFGKGQTETSVTLPPGQYKLTMQFANGAHQSYGPELSKTINVTVK, encoded by the coding sequence ATGAAATCACGCATTTTTTCCCTGCTGTTTTCCGCCGCTCTGATGAGCGCCAGCCTGTTACCGCAAATGGCCCACGCCGCTTCGGTTTCATTCGTCGAACCAGCAGACGGCGCCGTAGTCAGTAGCCCGTTCACCGTCAAGTTCGCCGTCAGCGGCATGGAAGTCAAGCCGGCCGGCGACATGACGCCGAATACCGGCCATCACCATTTGCTGATCAACGAAGATAGTATTCCAGCCGGCCAGTCGATTCCGATAGACGACAAGCATTTGCATTTTGGCAAGGGGCAAACCGAGACCAGCGTTACGCTGCCGCCCGGCCAATATAAACTGACCATGCAGTTCGCTAACGGCGCACATCAATCCTATGGGCCGGAACTGAGCAAAACCATCAACGTAACGGTGAAGTAA
- a CDS encoding cupin domain-containing protein: MQVAHGNLLTKLPSDSSAEVFELLHERAGLKIERIVSNGQASPPGFWYDNPQEEWVLLLSGSAGLTIADTAEEHVMQPGAWLHIPAHCRHRIEWTDATQPTIWLAVHHEVSNET, translated from the coding sequence ATGCAAGTTGCCCACGGCAATCTATTGACCAAGCTGCCATCCGACAGTTCAGCAGAAGTGTTCGAACTCCTGCATGAACGGGCTGGCCTGAAAATCGAAAGGATTGTTTCCAATGGCCAAGCCAGCCCGCCCGGATTCTGGTATGACAATCCGCAAGAGGAATGGGTGCTGCTGCTCAGCGGCAGCGCCGGCCTGACGATAGCAGACACGGCTGAAGAACACGTGATGCAGCCCGGCGCCTGGCTGCATATTCCGGCCCATTGCCGCCACCGCATCGAATGGACCGATGCAACGCAGCCCACCATCTGGCTGGCGGTGCATCATGAGGTTTCCAACGAGACTTAG
- the apbC gene encoding iron-sulfur cluster carrier protein ApbC, translated as MSITIEAVKAALSSVIDPNTGKDLVSSKSARNIQLDGANVAFDVELDYPAKSQFALIGDAAAAAVGALAGVGRVSPNVYSKIQSHAVQRGIKLMSNIKNIIAVASGKGGVGKSTTAVNLALALAAEGAQVGILDADIYGPSQPMMMGISGRPETKDGKTMEPLENHGLQVSSIGFMVDPDEPMVWRGPIVTQALQQLLDQTNWRDLDYLIVDMPPGTGDIQLTLSQKVPVTGAVIVTTPQDIALLDARKGLKMFEKVGIPILGIVENMSTHICSNCGHAEAIFGEGGGARMCGEYGVDFLGALPLTMSIRQQTDSGTPTVVAEPEGPVAHIYKEIARKVAIKVAEKAKDMSSKFPTIVIKND; from the coding sequence ATGAGCATCACGATTGAAGCGGTCAAGGCAGCGTTATCCAGCGTCATCGATCCGAATACCGGCAAGGATCTGGTCAGCAGCAAGTCGGCCCGCAATATCCAGTTGGACGGCGCCAATGTGGCGTTTGACGTCGAACTGGACTATCCGGCCAAGAGCCAGTTCGCCCTGATTGGCGATGCCGCCGCCGCCGCAGTGGGCGCGTTGGCTGGCGTCGGCCGGGTCAGCCCCAACGTCTATTCAAAAATACAATCGCATGCGGTGCAGCGCGGCATCAAGCTGATGTCCAACATCAAGAACATTATTGCAGTCGCGTCCGGCAAGGGCGGCGTCGGAAAATCGACCACGGCGGTCAACCTGGCGCTGGCATTGGCGGCGGAAGGCGCGCAGGTCGGCATCCTGGATGCGGATATCTACGGTCCTTCGCAACCGATGATGATGGGCATCAGCGGCCGTCCGGAAACTAAGGATGGCAAGACCATGGAGCCGCTGGAAAACCACGGCCTGCAAGTCTCGAGCATCGGTTTCATGGTCGATCCGGACGAGCCGATGGTATGGCGCGGCCCTATCGTGACCCAGGCCTTGCAGCAGTTGCTGGACCAAACCAACTGGCGCGACCTGGATTACCTGATCGTCGATATGCCGCCAGGTACCGGCGACATCCAGCTGACGTTGTCGCAAAAAGTGCCGGTGACCGGGGCCGTGATCGTCACCACGCCGCAAGACATCGCGCTGCTGGATGCGCGCAAGGGCTTGAAGATGTTTGAGAAGGTAGGCATTCCGATTCTCGGTATCGTCGAAAACATGAGCACTCACATCTGCTCCAACTGCGGCCATGCCGAAGCGATTTTCGGTGAAGGCGGCGGCGCCAGGATGTGCGGCGAATACGGCGTCGATTTCCTGGGGGCTTTGCCGCTGACCATGTCGATCCGCCAGCAAACCGATTCAGGCACGCCGACAGTGGTGGCGGAACCTGAGGGTCCGGTGGCGCATATCTATAAAGAGATCGCACGCAAAGTGGCGATCAAGGTGGCGGAAAAAGCCAAGGATATGAGCAGCAAATTCCCGACCATTGTGATCAAGAACGACTAA